From Perognathus longimembris pacificus isolate PPM17 chromosome 4, ASM2315922v1, whole genome shotgun sequence, one genomic window encodes:
- the Hoxd13 gene encoding homeobox protein Hox-D13, whose product MSRSGSWDMDGLRADSGASGAAPASSSSSVAAAAAPGQCRGFLSAPVFAGAHSGRAAAAAAAAAAAAAAASSFAYPGTSERTGSASSSSSSAAVAARPEAAPAKECPAPAPAAAAAAPPGAPALGYGYHFGNGYYSCRMSHGVGLQQNALKSSPHASLGGFPVEKYMDVSGLASSSVPTNEVPARAKEVSFYQGYTSPYQHVPGYIDMVSTFGSGEPRHEAYISMEGYQSWTLTNGWNSQVYCAKDQPQGSHFWKSSFPGDVALNQPDMCVYRRGRKKRVPYTKLQLKELENEYAINKFINKDKRRRISAATNLSERQVTIWFQNRRVKDKKIVSKLKDTVS is encoded by the exons ATGAGCCGCTCCGGTAGCTGGGACATGGACGGGCTGCGGGCGGACAGCGGGGCCTCTGGGGCCGCCCCGGCCTCGTCTTCTTCCTCGGTGGCCGCGGCCGCCGCGCCGGGCCAATGCCGCGGCTTCCTCTCCGCGCCAGTGTTCGCGGGGGCGCAttcggggcgggcggcggcggcggccgcggcggcggcggcggcggcggcggcggcctccaGCTTCGCCTACCCCGGGACCTCGGAGCGCACGGGCTCCGCCTCGTCGTCGTCGTCTTCGGCTGCGGTCGCCGCGCGCCCAGAGGCAGCGCCGGCTAAAGAGTGCCcggcgcccgcgcccgccgcggccgccgcagcGCCGCCCGGCGCCCCAGCGCTGGGCTATGGCTACCACTTCGGCAACGGCTATTATAGCTGCCGTATGTCGCACGGCGTGGGCTTGCAGCAGAATGCCCTCAAGTCGTCGCCGCACGCTTCTCTCGGAGGCTTCCCCGTGGAAAAGTACATGGACGTGTCGGGCCTGGCTAGCAGCAGCGTGCCCACCAACGAGGTGCCCGCGCGAGCCAAGGAGGTGTCATTCTACCAGGGCTACACGAGCCCCTATCAGCATGTGCCTGGGTATATCGACATGGTGTCCACGTTTGGCTCTGGGGAGCCTAGGCACGAAGCATACATCTCCATGGAGGGCTACCAGTCCTGGACGCTGACCAACGGATGGAACAGCCAGGTGTACTGTGCCAAGGACCAGCCACAGGGGTCTCACTTTTGGAAATCATCCTTTCCAG GGGATGTGGCTTTAAATCAGCCAGACATGTGTGTCTACCGtcggggaaggaagaaaagggtacCCTACACCAAACTGCAGCTCAAAGAACTGGAGAACGAGTATGCCATTAACAAGTTCATTAACAAGGACAAGCGGCGGCGGATTTCAGCTGCCACAAACCTATCGGAGAGACAAGTGACCATTTGGTTTCAGAACCGAAGAGTGAAGGACAAGAAAATTGTCTCCAAGCTCAAAGATACTGTCTCCTGA
- the Evx2 gene encoding homeobox even-skipped homolog protein 2 — protein sequence MMERIRKEMILMERGLHSPTAGKRFSSLSDSAGSAVLEALENSQHPARLSPRLPSAPLHGALGDLPAKGKFEIDTLFNLQHPGSESTVSSEIASATESRKKPGHYSEAAAEADMSSDVEVGCSALRSPGSLGAAPLKENNGKGYAESGSAAGTATSASGSGLGSLHGGSGGGGGGGGGAALGSSGSGADQVRRYRTAFTREQIARLEKEFYRENYVSRPRRCELAAALNLPETTIKVWFQNRRMKDKRQRLAMSWPHPADPSFYTYMMTHAAATGSLPYPFHSHVPLHYYPHVGVTAAAAAAAASGAAAAASSPFATSIRPLDTFRALSHPYSRPELLCSFRHPGLYQAPAAAAGLNSAASAAAAAAAAAAAASSAAAGAPPSGSSAPCSCLSCHSSQSAAAAAAAAAAALGSRGGGGGGGGGGGGGAGATGGSDFGCGAAAPRSESGFLPYSAAVLSKTAVSPPDQRDEAPLTR from the exons atgatggaaagaataagaaaagagatGATTCTGATGGAGAGAGGGCTCCATAGCCCTACAGCCGGCAAGAGGTTCTCCAGTTTGTCCGACTCGGCTGGCAGTGCTGTGCTGGAGGCCCTGGAAAATTCGCAGCACCCGGCTCGCCTCAGCCCGCGCCTGCCGTCCGCCCCCCTGCACGGCGCCCTGGGAGACCTCCCCGCCAAGGGCAAATTCGAAATCGACACTTTGTTCAACCTGCAGCACCCGGGCAGCGAAAGCACCGTCTCCTCCGAAATCGCCTCTGCCACGGAGAGCCGCAAGAAGCCGGGCCACTACTCCGAGGCGGCCGCCGAGGCCGACATGAGCAGCGACGTGGAGGTGGGCTGCTCCGCGCTGCGCTCCCCCGGCAGCCTCGGCGCCGCGCCGCTCAAGGAAAACAATGGCAAAG GCTATGCGGAGAGCGGCTCGGCCGCGGGCACCGCGACGTCGGCGTCGGGCTCGGGCCTCGGAAGCCTTCACGGAggcagtggcggcggcggcggcggcggcgggggtgcGGCGTTGGGCAGCTCCGGCTCTGGCGCCGATCAGGTGCGGCGCTACCGCACCGCGTTCACCCGAGAGCAGATCGCGCGCCTGGAAAAGGAGTTCTACCGGGAGAACTACGTGTCGCGGCCCCGCCGGTGCGAGCTGGCCGCTGCCCTCAACCTGCCCGAAACCACCATCAAG GTTTGGTTCCAGAACCGGCGCATGAAGGACAAGCGACAGCGCCTGGCCATGTCGTGGCCGCACCCAGCCGACCCCAGTTTCTACACCTACATGATGACGCACGCGGCCGCCACCGGAAGCCTGCCCTACCCTTTCCACTCGCACGTGCCGCTGCACTACTACCCGCACGTGGGTGTCacggcggccgccgccgccgccgccgcctcgggcGCAGCGGCCGCAGCTTCGTCGCCTTTTGCCACTTCCATCCGTCCGCTGGACACGTTCCGCGCCCTCTCCCACCCGTACTCGCGGCCCGAGCTGCTATGCAGCTTCCGCCACCCGGGTCTCTACCAGGCGCCCGCTGCCGCTGCGGGGCTCAACAGTGCGGCCTCAGCCGCCGCCgctgcggccgccgccgccgccgctgcctccTCGGCAGCCGCCGGGGCGCCTCCCAGCGGCAGCTCCGCGCCCTGCTCGTGCCTCAGTTGCCACAGCAGTCagtccgccgccgccgccgccgccgccgccgctgcagcCCTGGGCTCCCGaggtggcggcggtggcggcggcggcggcggcggcggcggcgcagggGCCACCGGGGGCTCAGACTTCGGCTGTGGGGCGGCGGCGCCGCGCTCCGAGAGTGGCTTCCTGCCCTACTCGGCCGCAGTGCTTAGCAAGACCGCCGTGAGCCCGCCAGACCAGAGGGATGAGGCGCCGCTCACCAGATAA